The following coding sequences lie in one Pararge aegeria chromosome 25, ilParAegt1.1, whole genome shotgun sequence genomic window:
- the LOC120634942 gene encoding transcription factor MafK translates to MPHDLKGLAARKALMAPLSPTPCAEISDDELVSISVRDLNRQLKMRGLSRDQIIKMKQRRRTLKNRGYAASCRIKRIEQKDELETEKSQEWHDMESMQEENGRIREEIDALRSKYDALKRFAHLKSIPLPPELDMLP, encoded by the exons ATGCCTCATGATTTGAAGGGACTGGCTGCGAGGAAAGCTTTAATG GCTCCTTTATCGCCCACCCCTTGTGCAGAGATCAGCGATGATGAGCTGGTGTCCATTTCTGTTCGGGATCTCAATCGACAGCTTAAGATGAGAGGGCTCAGCCGGGATCAGATTATCAA AATGAAACAGCGTCGCCGAACCCTCAAAAATCGTGGCTATGCCGCCTCGTGTCGAATCAAACGAATAGAACAGAAAGATGAACTGGAGACGGAAAAAAGCCAA GAATGGCACGATATGGAATCAATGCAAGAGGAGAACGGACGCATCCGCGAAGAGATCGATGCGCTCAGAAGTAAATACGACGCGCTCAAACGGTTCGCCCACCTCAAAAGCATTCCCTTACCTCCCGAGCTAGATATGCTGCCGTGA